One segment of Hippopotamus amphibius kiboko isolate mHipAmp2 chromosome 2, mHipAmp2.hap2, whole genome shotgun sequence DNA contains the following:
- the CBLN3 gene encoding cerebellin-3 — MLGAKRHWPPGPSLSPGLPLALTLLALRAGWAQEGAEPVLLEGECLVVCEPGRAAAGAPGGAALGEAPPGRVAFAAVRSHHHEPAGDISNGTSEAIYFDQVLVNEGGGFDRASGSFVAPVRGVYSFRFHVVKVYNRQTVQVSLMLNTWPVISAFANDPDVTREAATSSVLLPLDPGDRVSLRLRRGNLLGGWKYSSFSGFLIFPL; from the exons ATGCTGGGAGCAAAGCGACACTGGCCACCAGGTCCCTCACTCAGCCCCGGACTGCCCTTGGCCCTGACACTTCTGGCCCTGAGGGCCGGGTGGGCCcaggaaggggcagagccagTGCTCCTGGAAGGTGAGTGCCTGGTGGTCTGTGAGCCTGGCAGAGCTGCTGCAGGGGCGCCAGGGGGAGCAGCCCTGGGAGAGGCGCCCCCTGGAAGAGTGGCATTTGCTGCAGTCCGAAGCCACCACCACGAGCCAGCAGGGGACATCAGCAATGGCACCAGCGAAGCCATATACTTCGACCAG GTCCTGGTGAATGAGGGCGGTGGCTTTGACCGGGCCTCGGGCTCCTTCGTGGCCCCTGTCCGGGGCGTCTACAGCTTCCGGTTCCATGTGGTAAAGGTGTACAACCGCCAAACTGTCCAG GTGAGCCTGATGCTGAACACATGGCCTGTCATCTCAGCCTTTGCCAATGACCCAGATGTGACCCGGGAGGCAGCCACCAGCTCTGTGCTCCTGCCCCTGGATCCTGGGGACCGGGTATCTCTGCGCCTGCGTCGAGGGAACCTGCTGGGTGGCTGGAAATATTCAAGCTTCTCTGGCTTCCTCATTTTCCCACTCTGA